From a single Alloactinosynnema sp. L-07 genomic region:
- a CDS encoding TetR/AcrR family transcriptional regulator, with protein MPKQVDHAQRRRTIIEALWRLIITGGIESVSLRQVAAEAGVSMGQVQHYFDSKESMLRHALEAMSARVGDRMGAAYAAADGVRARIRAMLVETLPLDETRRTEALVGFAFLMRATVDSHTARHLRDGWRQGHEHLTGMLAEATTADPATEATLLLSVVDGLALHTLAGHHTAATALAALDAELARIFGGNDSGA; from the coding sequence GTGCCCAAGCAGGTCGACCACGCCCAGCGGCGGCGAACGATCATCGAAGCGCTGTGGCGGCTGATCATCACCGGCGGGATCGAGTCCGTCAGCCTGCGTCAGGTCGCCGCCGAGGCCGGGGTGTCCATGGGCCAGGTCCAGCACTACTTCGACAGCAAGGAGTCGATGCTGCGCCACGCCCTCGAAGCGATGTCCGCGCGAGTCGGCGACCGGATGGGCGCGGCATACGCGGCTGCGGACGGGGTGCGGGCCAGGATCCGCGCGATGCTGGTCGAGACCCTGCCGCTGGACGAGACCCGACGCACCGAGGCGCTGGTCGGGTTCGCGTTCCTGATGCGCGCCACCGTCGACTCCCACACCGCCCGACACCTGCGGGACGGGTGGCGACAGGGGCACGAGCACCTCACCGGGATGCTCGCCGAGGCCACCACCGCCGACCCCGCCACCGAGGCCACGCTGCTGCTCTCAGTCGTCGACGGGCTCGCCCTGCACACCCTCGCAGGCCACCACACCGCGGCGACCGCCCTGGCCGCGCTGGACGCCGAACTGGCGCGGATCTTCGGCGGGAACGACTCGGGCGCGTGA
- a CDS encoding class I SAM-dependent methyltransferase, producing the protein MATKYWDRVGRVGRGRDFRGNKGRADLRRLAEAALELRPGDRALDIGCGSGTDLAMLREAVGPDGYVLAIDSSTVMVAQAKALVEAHGWDNVEVRQADATTLAVEGFDAALSIFAVSATPDVRATLVNARAALRPGGRLYVMDLRLVDPTPLNHVFRWAYRTFARWAGVDVLDTARYVFDTVEAPDQLPSWPPVAAFTAIR; encoded by the coding sequence ATGGCGACGAAGTACTGGGACCGGGTCGGGCGTGTCGGGCGGGGGCGCGACTTCCGGGGGAACAAGGGCAGGGCTGATCTCCGTAGGCTGGCGGAGGCGGCGCTGGAGTTGAGGCCGGGCGACCGCGCGCTCGACATCGGCTGCGGTTCCGGAACGGACTTGGCCATGCTGCGCGAAGCGGTTGGCCCGGACGGCTATGTACTGGCCATCGACAGCAGCACGGTCATGGTGGCGCAGGCCAAGGCGCTCGTCGAGGCACACGGCTGGGACAACGTCGAAGTGCGGCAGGCCGACGCGACGACGCTCGCGGTCGAGGGGTTCGACGCGGCGCTGTCGATCTTCGCGGTCAGCGCCACCCCGGACGTTAGGGCCACCCTGGTCAACGCCCGCGCGGCACTGCGGCCGGGCGGGCGCCTCTATGTGATGGACCTGCGCCTGGTGGACCCGACCCCGCTGAACCACGTGTTCCGGTGGGCCTACCGGACTTTCGCGCGCTGGGCCGGGGTGGACGTGCTGGACACGGCCCGGTATGTGTTCGACACCGTCGAGGCACCAGACCAGCTGCCGTCGTGGCCGCCGGTCGCCGCGTTCACCGCTATCCGGTGA
- a CDS encoding 5'-3' exonuclease has protein sequence MSGPLVLLDSAGLYFRSFYALPESLTSPDGKPVNAVRGFAGMVAQIITERRPSRLVACLDADWRPAFRVAAIPSYKAQRVADPVNNVEEVPDTLTPQVPIIMELLDAAGICMAAAVGYEADDVIGTLADRETDDAVEVITGDRDLFQCVRDSPTPVRVIYVGRGWSKAETLGPRELSQKYGLPERGSAYADMAVLRGDPSDGLPGIAGIGEKTAAKLITKFGSLAALVEAAAAGSKEVPLRVQSAFKADAAYLAAAPKVVAVATDAPIQFHGEEKLPASVLDLERVRELQERWDLGAPVDRLIAAITG, from the coding sequence GTGAGCGGACCCCTCGTGCTGCTGGACTCGGCCGGGCTGTACTTCCGGTCGTTCTACGCGCTCCCCGAATCCCTGACCTCCCCCGACGGCAAGCCCGTCAACGCCGTGCGCGGCTTCGCGGGCATGGTCGCCCAGATCATCACCGAGCGCCGCCCGTCGCGGCTGGTCGCCTGCCTCGACGCCGACTGGCGCCCGGCCTTCCGGGTCGCGGCGATCCCCAGCTACAAGGCCCAGCGCGTCGCCGACCCGGTGAACAACGTCGAGGAGGTGCCAGACACGCTCACCCCGCAGGTGCCGATCATCATGGAACTGCTCGACGCCGCGGGCATCTGCATGGCCGCCGCCGTGGGCTACGAGGCCGACGACGTCATCGGCACCCTGGCCGACCGGGAGACCGACGACGCGGTCGAGGTCATCACCGGCGACCGCGACCTGTTCCAGTGCGTCCGCGACTCCCCCACGCCGGTCCGCGTCATCTACGTCGGCCGCGGCTGGTCCAAGGCCGAGACCCTCGGCCCGCGCGAACTCAGCCAGAAGTACGGCCTGCCCGAACGCGGCTCCGCCTACGCCGACATGGCCGTCCTGCGCGGCGACCCGTCCGACGGCCTGCCCGGCATCGCGGGCATCGGCGAGAAGACCGCGGCCAAGCTGATCACCAAGTTCGGCTCGCTCGCCGCCTTGGTCGAGGCCGCCGCCGCGGGCAGCAAGGAGGTACCCCTGCGCGTCCAGTCCGCCTTCAAGGCGGACGCCGCCTACCTGGCCGCCGCCCCCAAGGTGGTCGCCGTGGCCACCGACGCGCCGATCCAGTTCCACGGCGAGGAGAAGCTGCCCGCCTCGGTGCTGGACCTCGAACGCGTCCGAGAACTGCAGGAACGCTGGGACCTCGGCGCCCCCGTCGACCGACTGATCGCCGCGATCACCGGATAG
- a CDS encoding ArsR family transcriptional regulator — protein MTDPTYHHVNVEGLKVLAHPLRIRLLGLLRLHGPATASGLAKRVGESSGTTSWHLRQLADAGFIEEDTERGNRRDRWWRAAQDYTTVREQTMPADPEVQDALATYLVNILDGYHERAVEFIRARHTWDEPWRHTSDMSDWVLPMDPDEATRFFADIEAVVERYRHVNRPGDQHVAVQFQAFPLRHEDLS, from the coding sequence ATGACGGACCCGACCTACCACCATGTCAACGTCGAGGGCCTCAAAGTCCTGGCCCACCCGCTGCGCATCCGCCTGCTGGGGCTGCTGCGGCTGCACGGCCCCGCGACGGCCTCGGGGCTGGCCAAACGGGTGGGGGAGAGCTCGGGGACGACCAGCTGGCACCTGCGCCAGCTCGCCGACGCCGGATTCATCGAGGAGGACACCGAACGCGGCAACCGCCGCGACCGGTGGTGGCGCGCGGCGCAGGACTACACCACGGTGCGGGAGCAGACGATGCCCGCGGACCCGGAGGTCCAGGACGCGCTCGCCACGTACCTGGTCAACATCCTCGACGGCTATCACGAGCGTGCCGTGGAGTTCATCAGGGCGCGGCACACTTGGGACGAGCCGTGGCGGCACACGTCGGACATGTCGGACTGGGTGCTGCCGATGGACCCGGACGAGGCCACGCGGTTCTTCGCCGACATCGAGGCCGTGGTCGAGCGCTACCGCCATGTCAATCGGCCGGGCGACCAGCACGTCGCGGTGCAGTTCCAGGCGTTCCCGCTGCGGCACGAGGACCTCTCGTGA
- a CDS encoding MFS transporter: MSRVPLVALLGANALSVCGTTMTFLAVPWFVLQTTGSPARTGLVAGVEVAGAVIAALLGGPVIDRMGRRRSSVVSDLAAAAVVAAIPVLFAVGGLPFGVLLVLAAALGLTRAPGETARWAMMASLITSSGVSAERASSAYDGVSRGARMVGAPLAGVLIAVLGPQQVLLVDAGTFLVSALIIGLLVPEVGTAEESEGGYRERMRRGFAYLRGDRLMLAIMVMVMVTNLLDAALSSVLIPVYANDILHSSVALGLIVGVFGGCAMAGTMLYAWVGLRLPRRITYTVAFLLVGAPRYFVMAAEPGLAVILVTMAVSGLLCGAINPILGVVEYERVPDDVRPMVLGVISAAVLVGAPIGAVAAGLAVEVVGLGPTLVVAGVAYLAATVCPAVFPVWREMDAKPELVAR; this comes from the coding sequence GTGAGCCGGGTCCCCTTGGTCGCGTTGCTCGGGGCCAACGCGCTGTCGGTGTGCGGGACGACGATGACGTTCCTGGCGGTGCCGTGGTTCGTGTTGCAGACGACCGGCAGTCCGGCGCGCACAGGCCTGGTCGCGGGCGTCGAGGTGGCGGGCGCGGTGATCGCGGCCCTGCTGGGTGGGCCGGTGATCGACCGGATGGGCAGGCGGCGCAGCAGCGTGGTGTCGGACCTGGCCGCGGCGGCCGTGGTCGCGGCGATCCCGGTCCTGTTCGCGGTGGGCGGGCTGCCGTTCGGGGTGCTGCTGGTCTTGGCGGCGGCGCTGGGGCTGACGCGGGCGCCGGGTGAGACGGCCAGGTGGGCGATGATGGCGTCGCTGATCACCTCGTCGGGTGTGTCCGCCGAACGCGCGTCGAGTGCCTATGACGGGGTGAGCAGGGGCGCGCGGATGGTCGGCGCGCCGCTGGCCGGGGTGTTGATCGCCGTGCTCGGTCCGCAACAGGTGCTCCTGGTCGACGCGGGCACGTTCCTGGTGTCGGCGTTGATCATCGGGTTGCTGGTGCCGGAGGTGGGTACGGCCGAGGAGAGCGAGGGCGGGTACCGCGAGCGGATGCGCCGCGGCTTCGCCTACCTGCGCGGTGACCGGCTGATGCTGGCGATCATGGTGATGGTCATGGTCACGAACCTGCTCGACGCGGCGCTGTCCTCGGTGCTGATCCCGGTCTACGCCAACGACATCCTGCACAGTTCCGTCGCGTTAGGACTGATCGTCGGTGTGTTCGGCGGGTGCGCGATGGCGGGGACGATGCTCTACGCGTGGGTCGGCCTGCGGCTGCCGCGCCGGATCACTTACACGGTGGCGTTCCTGCTGGTCGGTGCGCCGCGGTACTTCGTGATGGCCGCCGAGCCGGGGCTGGCGGTGATCCTGGTGACGATGGCGGTGTCTGGCCTGCTGTGCGGGGCGATCAACCCGATCCTCGGGGTGGTGGAGTACGAGCGGGTTCCCGATGACGTGCGGCCGATGGTGCTGGGCGTGATCTCCGCGGCGGTCCTGGTCGGCGCCCCGATCGGCGCGGTCGCGGCGGGGCTCGCGGTGGAGGTCGTCGGTCTCGGGCCGACGCTGGTCGTGGCGGGCGTGGCCTACCTGGCCGCGACGGTGTGCCCGGCGGTGTTCCCGGTGTGGCGCGAAATGGACGCGAAGCCGGAACTCGTCGCGCGGTAG
- a CDS encoding N-acetyltransferase — translation MRPEPLDLADDATAHAVHGVGLRAYRVEADLIGHDIPALHETVADLRAKPLRWLGCRVDGVPVAFVAWTDDDGIDIDRLCVDPAWFRRGLASALVTELLARTEGDVTVSTGADNTPAVTLYERAGFARTGSIEPVPGLLVATFELQRG, via the coding sequence GTGCGACCTGAACCCCTCGACCTCGCCGACGACGCCACTGCCCACGCGGTGCACGGTGTCGGCCTCCGCGCCTACCGGGTGGAGGCCGACCTCATCGGCCACGACATCCCCGCCCTACACGAGACGGTCGCCGACCTGCGCGCCAAGCCCCTGCGGTGGCTCGGCTGCCGCGTCGACGGCGTGCCGGTCGCCTTCGTCGCGTGGACCGACGACGACGGGATCGACATCGATCGGCTGTGCGTCGACCCGGCGTGGTTTCGGCGCGGACTGGCCTCAGCTCTGGTGACCGAACTGCTCGCGCGCACCGAAGGCGACGTCACGGTCTCCACCGGGGCCGACAACACCCCAGCCGTCACCCTGTATGAGCGCGCCGGGTTCGCCAGGACGGGCTCGATCGAGCCGGTGCCGGGCCTGCTGGTGGCGACCTTCGAGCTACAGCGCGGGTGA
- a CDS encoding Lrp/AsnC family transcriptional regulator — protein MTSDGELEPIDKAIVRELSADGRCSFTDLAERVGLSVSAVHQRVRRLEQRAVIRGYSARLDVEAIGLPLTAFISLTPIDPAAPDDYPTRLEHIHEIESCYSVAGDHSYVLLVRVGSPTDLEDLLRKIREAAKVSTRTTVVLSTPYEGRSPAL, from the coding sequence GTGACGAGCGATGGCGAACTGGAGCCGATCGACAAGGCGATCGTGCGCGAGCTCTCCGCCGACGGCCGGTGCAGCTTCACCGACCTGGCCGAGCGGGTCGGGCTGAGCGTGTCCGCCGTGCACCAGCGGGTGCGCAGGCTCGAACAGCGCGCGGTCATCCGCGGCTACTCAGCGCGCCTGGACGTCGAGGCGATCGGGCTGCCGCTGACCGCGTTCATCTCGCTCACCCCGATCGACCCGGCCGCCCCCGACGACTACCCGACGCGGCTGGAGCACATCCACGAGATCGAGTCGTGCTACTCGGTGGCCGGGGACCACTCCTACGTGCTGCTGGTCCGCGTCGGCTCGCCCACCGACCTGGAGGACCTGCTGCGCAAGATCCGCGAGGCGGCGAAGGTCTCGACCCGCACGACGGTCGTGCTCTCAACGCCGTACGAGGGCCGCTCACCCGCGCTGTAG
- a CDS encoding Xaa-Pro peptidase family protein, protein MSTTAATAPAPALLRDRLARAKAAANAAGIDALVVAPGTDLTYLIGGTGHSFERLTCLVIADETVLVVPKLEAPGYAALPTADLGVRVATWVDGEDPYAMVADLLGPAAQVGVGDVLPALHTLALRDALPSARQVLAGPVLGELRMRKDAAEVAGLRAAGAAIDRVHARMGEWLRAGRTEREVGADIAAAIVAEGHVRAEFVIVGSGPNGASPHHDLSDRVIETGDVVVVDIGGPLPEGYNSDSTRVYAVGEPRDADVRDTYAVLQRAQAAAVEFVKPGVTAEQVDAAARAVITEAGFGEFFIHRTGHGIGLDVHEDPYIVAGNDRVLEPGMAFSIEPGIYQPGRWGARIEDIVVVTETGVEPLNNRPHELVVL, encoded by the coding sequence ATGTCCACGACCGCCGCCACCGCCCCGGCTCCCGCGCTCCTGCGCGACCGACTCGCCCGTGCCAAGGCGGCCGCCAACGCCGCCGGGATCGACGCGCTGGTGGTCGCGCCCGGAACCGACCTGACATATCTGATCGGCGGCACCGGCCACTCCTTCGAGCGGTTGACTTGCCTGGTCATCGCCGACGAGACGGTCCTGGTCGTCCCCAAGCTCGAAGCCCCCGGCTACGCGGCCCTCCCCACCGCCGACCTCGGCGTGCGGGTCGCCACCTGGGTCGACGGTGAGGACCCGTACGCGATGGTCGCCGACCTGCTCGGCCCGGCCGCCCAGGTCGGTGTCGGCGACGTGCTGCCCGCGCTGCACACGCTGGCGCTGCGCGACGCGCTGCCCTCGGCGCGGCAGGTGCTGGCCGGTCCGGTGCTCGGGGAGCTGCGGATGCGCAAGGACGCCGCCGAGGTCGCCGGGCTGCGCGCGGCGGGCGCGGCCATCGACCGGGTGCACGCCCGCATGGGCGAGTGGCTGCGCGCGGGTCGCACCGAACGCGAGGTCGGCGCCGACATCGCCGCCGCCATCGTGGCCGAAGGACATGTCCGCGCCGAGTTCGTCATCGTCGGCTCCGGACCCAACGGCGCCAGCCCCCACCACGACCTGTCCGACCGGGTGATCGAGACCGGCGACGTCGTGGTCGTCGACATCGGCGGGCCGCTGCCCGAGGGCTACAACTCCGACAGCACCCGCGTCTACGCCGTCGGCGAGCCCCGCGACGCCGACGTCCGCGACACCTACGCCGTGCTCCAGCGCGCCCAAGCCGCCGCCGTCGAGTTCGTCAAGCCCGGAGTCACCGCCGAGCAGGTCGACGCGGCGGCGCGCGCGGTCATCACCGAGGCCGGGTTCGGCGAGTTCTTCATCCACCGCACCGGCCACGGCATCGGCCTCGACGTGCACGAGGACCCCTACATCGTCGCGGGCAACGACCGGGTCCTGGAGCCGGGCATGGCCTTCAGCATCGAACCGGGCATCTACCAGCCGGGCCGATGGGGCGCGCGGATCGAGGACATCGTGGTCGTCACCGAGACCGGCGTCGAGCCGCTCAACAACCGCCCGCACGAGCTGGTGGTCCTGTGA
- a CDS encoding GDSL-type esterase/lipase family protein yields the protein MRRFRWWVGGALVLVILLVGAFLVVGNNPAPAPGPPEGVPRVLVALGDSTISGESAGDYEVGTDGEDGNWCHRSRHATIHQTALIGIDDTVNLACSGAPSAQVGLGEARQYTEGSQARRLGALARQKRVVAVLVSVGANDDPGFARVLDACVQAWFDRDKPGCAESAGKDWPGKVDAMVPKVLDAINDIRDVMRDAGYRPTDYQLVLQSYAAPISPDALDSLRNLNGCPFRADDLRWVRESAVPLLTEGARRVARESGARFLDLSRAGLGREACSREDASQEWFSRLSVRWADLQDDARATHALQESFHPNAAGHTAFGRCLGEFLATSDRAAACLPGDTGDLHAATSIGP from the coding sequence ATGCGACGATTCCGATGGTGGGTCGGCGGCGCGCTGGTGCTGGTGATTCTGCTGGTCGGCGCGTTCCTCGTGGTGGGCAACAATCCCGCGCCGGCGCCCGGCCCGCCCGAGGGGGTGCCGCGGGTTCTCGTCGCGCTGGGCGACTCCACGATCTCTGGTGAGTCGGCCGGGGACTACGAGGTCGGCACCGACGGCGAGGACGGCAACTGGTGCCACCGCTCGCGCCACGCCACCATCCATCAGACCGCCCTCATCGGCATCGATGACACGGTCAACCTGGCCTGCTCGGGCGCACCCTCCGCGCAAGTCGGCCTTGGCGAGGCGCGGCAGTACACCGAGGGCTCCCAGGCCCGTCGGCTCGGCGCGCTCGCGCGGCAGAAGCGGGTCGTGGCGGTGCTGGTCTCGGTCGGCGCAAACGACGATCCTGGGTTCGCCAGGGTGCTCGACGCCTGTGTGCAGGCGTGGTTCGACCGCGACAAGCCGGGCTGCGCCGAGAGCGCGGGCAAGGACTGGCCGGGCAAGGTCGACGCGATGGTCCCGAAAGTCCTAGACGCGATCAACGACATCCGCGACGTCATGCGCGACGCCGGCTACCGGCCGACCGACTATCAACTCGTCCTGCAGTCCTATGCCGCGCCGATCAGTCCCGACGCCCTGGACTCGTTGCGCAACCTCAACGGCTGCCCGTTCCGCGCGGATGATCTGCGGTGGGTGCGCGAGTCGGCGGTGCCGCTGCTCACCGAAGGCGCCCGGCGCGTCGCCCGGGAGTCCGGGGCGCGTTTTCTCGACCTGTCCCGCGCGGGCCTGGGCCGGGAGGCGTGCTCGCGGGAGGACGCCTCGCAGGAATGGTTCAGCAGACTGTCGGTGCGCTGGGCCGACCTGCAGGACGACGCGCGCGCCACCCACGCGCTGCAGGAGTCCTTCCACCCCAACGCCGCCGGGCACACCGCCTTCGGCCGCTGCCTCGGCGAGTTCTTGGCCACCAGCGACCGCGCCGCCGCGTGTCTGCCCGGCGACACCGGCGACCTGCACGCGGCCACCAGCATCGGGCCGTGA
- a CDS encoding DJ-1/PfpI family protein, translating to MTSDILIAVYDGLADWEIGYVTAGLNTPAFQLTPGRFRVRTVGENLNPITTMGGLTVVPDVALADADIDGAALLVLPGADSWLEGANTAFSAAAVSRLDNGKPVAAICGATVGLAAAGALDTRDHTGNAPEQLAIAASYAGQERFRTERAVSDQGLITAGAASPLEFAVEVFRTLDVYAPDVLDAWYQLNATGDPKWFFRLMEIAA from the coding sequence ATGACTTCGGACATCTTGATCGCTGTTTACGACGGGCTCGCGGACTGGGAGATCGGCTACGTGACGGCAGGCCTCAACACCCCGGCCTTCCAACTCACGCCCGGCCGGTTCCGGGTGCGGACGGTGGGGGAGAACCTGAACCCGATCACCACGATGGGTGGGCTCACGGTCGTGCCTGACGTCGCACTGGCCGACGCCGACATCGACGGTGCCGCGCTGTTGGTGCTGCCAGGAGCGGATTCCTGGCTGGAGGGCGCGAACACGGCGTTCTCCGCCGCGGCTGTGTCCCGACTCGACAACGGCAAGCCGGTGGCGGCGATCTGCGGTGCGACAGTGGGTTTGGCGGCGGCGGGCGCTCTCGACACGCGCGACCACACCGGCAACGCGCCGGAACAGTTGGCGATCGCTGCTTCTTATGCGGGACAGGAACGGTTCCGGACGGAGCGGGCCGTGTCGGACCAGGGTTTGATCACCGCAGGCGCGGCGAGTCCGCTGGAGTTCGCGGTGGAGGTCTTCCGAACACTGGACGTCTACGCTCCTGACGTACTCGACGCCTGGTACCAACTCAACGCCACTGGAGATCCGAAGTGGTTCTTCCGGCTGATGGAGATCGCCGCGTGA
- a CDS encoding MarR family winged helix-turn-helix transcriptional regulator: MTDIIVRTFHLNGAFLRAAEHISLPQGLTPSWWQVLGGVLDEPRSVADIARDMGMARQSVQRTADLLVEKGLAEYLPNPAHARAKLIRPSPTGWKAIRGMTEAQHAFTNRVAARFDDAELAAVADLMSRLAVVLAEDEGSVRTIG; the protein is encoded by the coding sequence TTGACCGACATCATCGTGCGCACCTTTCATCTGAACGGCGCGTTTCTCCGCGCAGCTGAGCACATTTCGTTGCCACAGGGTTTGACACCGTCTTGGTGGCAGGTGCTCGGCGGCGTGTTGGACGAGCCCCGCTCGGTCGCTGACATCGCACGGGACATGGGGATGGCACGGCAGAGCGTGCAGCGAACGGCCGACTTGTTGGTGGAGAAGGGATTAGCGGAGTATCTACCCAACCCGGCGCACGCACGGGCGAAGCTGATACGGCCGAGCCCGACTGGGTGGAAGGCCATTCGGGGGATGACAGAGGCACAGCACGCCTTTACGAATCGGGTTGCCGCGAGATTTGACGACGCCGAATTGGCGGCTGTAGCGGACCTGATGTCGCGGTTGGCTGTTGTGTTGGCTGAGGACGAGGGTTCCGTCCGCACCATCGGGTGA
- a CDS encoding zinc-binding dehydrogenase — translation MRAAVVREPGSVDAIEIVEVPTPVPGPGEVRVRVAAAGVNPVDLQTREGVFHRLGWINQTEYVGLGWDLAGTVTAVGSGVEFVVGDLVAGLSAGVDRALGAYAEEAVIPAAAAALIPEGLSLTDSATVPLNGLTAAQAVALLGTANGSLLITGAAGGVGGYAVALATRAGWRVTGLARHSDREFVLSAGAVDLITEPVGRFDAVLDAAVLADIAVGLVRDDGKYVGVIPPAVPDGRGRVETSAVNVTADGAALAHLLSDTATGLLSARVSATLPLDQASGAHKTLAAGGQRGRLLLIP, via the coding sequence ATGCGTGCCGCTGTCGTTCGCGAGCCAGGTTCGGTTGATGCCATCGAGATCGTCGAGGTGCCGACCCCTGTGCCCGGCCCCGGGGAGGTCCGGGTGCGGGTGGCCGCGGCTGGGGTCAATCCGGTCGATCTGCAGACCCGGGAGGGGGTCTTTCACAGGCTGGGGTGGATCAATCAGACCGAGTACGTCGGCCTTGGGTGGGATCTGGCGGGGACGGTGACGGCGGTGGGGTCGGGGGTGGAGTTCGTGGTCGGTGACCTGGTCGCGGGGCTGTCCGCGGGTGTCGACCGCGCCCTGGGCGCGTATGCCGAGGAAGCTGTGATCCCTGCGGCCGCTGCTGCGCTGATTCCCGAGGGGTTGTCACTCACGGATTCCGCGACAGTCCCGCTCAACGGTCTGACGGCGGCCCAAGCGGTCGCTCTGCTGGGTACTGCGAACGGGTCGCTTCTGATCACCGGGGCCGCGGGTGGGGTCGGTGGATACGCGGTGGCTCTGGCGACCCGCGCGGGTTGGCGCGTCACTGGTTTGGCCAGGCACAGCGACCGCGAGTTCGTTCTGTCGGCGGGGGCGGTCGACCTGATCACCGAACCTGTCGGCCGGTTCGACGCTGTGCTCGATGCGGCTGTACTCGCGGACATCGCTGTCGGGTTGGTCCGCGACGACGGGAAGTATGTCGGGGTCATCCCGCCTGCGGTGCCCGACGGCCGGGGGCGGGTTGAGACCAGCGCGGTCAATGTCACGGCTGACGGCGCTGCGCTGGCCCATCTGCTCTCCGACACCGCGACTGGACTCCTGTCTGCGCGGGTGAGCGCGACGTTGCCGTTGGATCAGGCGTCCGGCGCCCACAAGACGCTCGCCGCAGGCGGCCAAAGGGGGAGGCTCCTACTGATCCCTTAG
- a CDS encoding helix-turn-helix domain-containing protein, with protein sequence MATTTAAERRAHAKSEFDSYLATCASRHVLDRLADKWVTLVLCALGDHGSAMRYSELSRRVAGVSQKMLTQTLRALERDGLVCRTVTPTVPVTVDYDLTPLGASLLAIVRGLKRWADTHVDQILTSREEFDAR encoded by the coding sequence ATGGCCACCACGACCGCCGCTGAGCGCCGGGCCCACGCGAAGAGTGAGTTCGACTCCTACCTGGCCACCTGTGCCAGCAGGCACGTGCTCGACCGCCTGGCCGACAAGTGGGTCACGCTCGTCCTCTGCGCGCTCGGTGATCATGGCTCGGCCATGCGCTACTCCGAGCTGTCGCGGCGCGTGGCCGGGGTGAGTCAGAAGATGCTCACCCAGACCCTGCGCGCCCTGGAGCGGGACGGCCTCGTTTGCCGGACCGTCACCCCGACCGTCCCAGTCACGGTCGACTACGACCTGACCCCGCTTGGCGCGTCTCTGCTGGCGATAGTCCGCGGGCTCAAGCGATGGGCCGACACCCACGTCGACCAGATCCTTACTTCGCGCGAGGAGTTCGACGCGCGCTAG
- a CDS encoding alpha/beta fold hydrolase, producing the protein MSTVTSADGTTIAYETHGTGPALIIVDGALCHREMGPSRDVAKELADRFTVYCYDRRGRGGSGDTPDYSVDRETDDLAALIEAAGGSAHVVGFSSGAALALAAAQRGLPITRLATYEAPFIVDGTRPPIPASTPADLRDLVQAGKRGAAVKRFLKLVGTPAVFVAIMPLIPVWKKLTGVAHTLPYDLSIVTPNQAGHPLPAGTYAGIKAPTLVLDGGKSPQWIRTAQSAIADSIAGAEYRTLPGQTHMVKAKVLAPELAAHFAETTSARRTPRAK; encoded by the coding sequence CCCGGCACTGATCATCGTGGACGGCGCGCTGTGCCACCGCGAGATGGGCCCGAGCCGCGACGTGGCCAAGGAACTGGCCGACCGGTTCACGGTGTACTGCTACGACCGCCGCGGCCGGGGCGGCTCCGGCGACACCCCGGACTACAGCGTCGACCGCGAGACCGACGACCTGGCCGCCCTGATCGAGGCGGCGGGCGGCTCGGCACACGTCGTCGGCTTCTCCTCCGGCGCCGCGCTCGCCCTGGCCGCGGCCCAACGCGGCCTGCCGATCACCCGCCTGGCCACCTACGAGGCCCCGTTCATCGTCGACGGCACCCGCCCGCCGATTCCGGCGAGCACGCCCGCGGACCTGCGAGACCTGGTCCAGGCGGGCAAGCGCGGCGCGGCGGTGAAGAGGTTCTTGAAGCTGGTCGGCACCCCCGCGGTCTTCGTGGCGATCATGCCGTTGATCCCCGTGTGGAAGAAGCTGACCGGGGTCGCGCACACGCTGCCCTACGACCTGTCGATCGTGACCCCGAACCAGGCCGGACACCCGCTGCCCGCAGGCACCTACGCGGGAATCAAGGCACCGACCCTGGTGCTCGACGGCGGCAAGAGTCCACAGTGGATTCGCACCGCCCAGTCCGCGATCGCCGACTCGATCGCGGGCGCCGAGTACCGGACGCTGCCGGGCCAGACCCACATGGTCAAGGCCAAGGTCCTGGCCCCCGAACTCGCCGCCCACTTCGCCGAGACCACTAGCGCGCGTCGAACTCCTCGCGCGAAGTAA